One window of Streptomyces sp. NBC_00273 genomic DNA carries:
- a CDS encoding transposase, giving the protein MTGWLTRHPTALSEDDRTSLKEVLARCPELDTAAGHVRDFGEILTDRLGSTLPTWIDAVDASQLPGLTGFALHMLRDLDAITAGLTLDWSSGSIEGAVNRIKKIKRQLYGRAGFELLCKMILLH; this is encoded by the coding sequence GTGACCGGCTGGCTCACCCGGCACCCCACCGCGCTGAGCGAGGACGACCGCACCAGCCTGAAGGAGGTCCTGGCCCGCTGCCCCGAGCTGGACACGGCCGCCGGACATGTCCGGGACTTCGGGGAGATACTCACCGACCGCCTCGGCTCCACACTCCCCACCTGGATCGACGCAGTCGACGCCAGCCAGCTACCCGGCCTCACTGGCTTCGCACTTCACATGCTCCGGGACCTTGACGCCATAACAGCCGGCCTCACCCTCGACTGGAGCTCCGGCAGCATCGAGGGCGCCGTTAACCGCATCAAAAAGATCAAGAGGCAGCTCTACGGCCGAGCCGGATTCGAACTACTCTGCAAAATGATCTTGCTCCACTAA
- a CDS encoding APC family permease, which produces MSTPKGLQANVLGTFDSIVMAVAGSAPAYSLAATTAVLVGTVGFAAPAALLYCAIPMFGIAWAFNYLGRLDINAGASYSWVARALHPSLGFLSGWALVVSATIFMVAGSLPAGSMTLSLFAPDLAENTALATVVGAAWFLVMLVVVLKGARLTVHAQLIMSGIELLILLAFAVAALFHDNAVQHFSWSWLGFSHFDGVQGFAAGALIAAFYFWGWDVTSNLSEETRNSRKTSGLAGLVGLAVVFVLFEVFTISVNLLLTAEEIEINSANVLALIGERVWPGWGGKLLIVAVMLSTIATLETTLIQVTRTLFAMGRDRTMPAALGASHRRYQTPWVALLVVGAVALGLFVASNALGSVGDIMESAVAAIGLQIAVYYGLAGVAVVVAYRKVLMRTPANFIFGGLWPLTGALFLFWVFVESLGALDSTAIGIGIGGLAVGLVPMFVYRQSIYYRPDRLDAAKTEQVKREYEGMEPVSAASADDTIATDF; this is translated from the coding sequence ATGAGCACACCCAAAGGGCTTCAGGCGAATGTCCTGGGCACTTTCGACAGCATCGTCATGGCGGTAGCCGGCAGTGCCCCCGCCTACTCCCTGGCGGCGACCACTGCCGTGCTCGTCGGCACGGTCGGTTTCGCCGCCCCTGCCGCGCTGCTCTACTGTGCGATACCCATGTTCGGCATCGCGTGGGCTTTCAACTACCTGGGCAGGCTCGACATTAACGCCGGCGCCAGTTACTCCTGGGTGGCCCGTGCCCTCCATCCCTCTCTCGGCTTCCTCAGCGGTTGGGCGCTGGTGGTCTCGGCCACGATCTTCATGGTCGCGGGCTCGCTGCCGGCCGGCAGCATGACGCTGTCCCTGTTCGCCCCGGACCTGGCGGAGAACACCGCGCTGGCGACCGTGGTCGGCGCGGCCTGGTTCTTGGTGATGCTCGTCGTCGTGCTCAAGGGAGCGCGACTGACGGTCCACGCCCAGCTGATCATGTCCGGGATCGAGCTGCTCATTCTGCTGGCCTTCGCCGTAGCGGCCCTGTTCCATGACAACGCGGTTCAGCACTTCTCCTGGTCCTGGCTGGGCTTCAGCCACTTCGATGGAGTGCAGGGCTTCGCAGCCGGAGCGTTGATCGCGGCGTTCTACTTCTGGGGCTGGGACGTCACCAGCAACCTCAGCGAGGAAACCCGCAACAGCCGCAAGACGTCGGGACTGGCCGGCTTGGTTGGCCTCGCCGTCGTCTTCGTCCTGTTCGAGGTGTTCACAATCTCCGTGAACCTGCTGCTCACTGCCGAGGAAATCGAGATCAACAGCGCCAACGTCTTGGCCCTGATTGGCGAGCGCGTCTGGCCCGGTTGGGGCGGCAAACTGCTGATCGTCGCCGTCATGCTGTCCACCATCGCCACGCTGGAGACCACCCTCATCCAGGTGACCCGCACCCTATTCGCGATGGGCCGCGACCGCACCATGCCGGCCGCCCTCGGCGCCTCCCACCGCCGCTACCAGACGCCCTGGGTCGCGCTGTTGGTTGTCGGTGCGGTCGCCCTCGGCCTGTTCGTGGCGTCGAATGCACTTGGCTCGGTCGGCGACATCATGGAGAGCGCCGTGGCCGCCATCGGACTCCAGATCGCCGTCTACTACGGGTTGGCCGGAGTCGCAGTCGTCGTCGCCTACCGAAAGGTGCTGATGAGGACGCCGGCGAACTTCATCTTCGGCGGGCTGTGGCCGCTGACCGGGGCGCTGTTCCTGTTCTGGGTGTTCGTCGAGTCGCTGGGCGCACTCGACTCCACCGCCATCGGGATCGGCATCGGCGGTCTCGCCGTGGGCCTGGTCCCGATGTTCGTCTACCGGCAGAGCATCTACTACCGTCCAGACCGGCTCGACGCCGCAAAGACAGAACAGGTCAAACGAGAGTACGAAGGCATGGAGCCTGTGTCTGCCGCGTCCGCCGACGACACCATAGCCACGGACTTCTGA
- a CDS encoding ferredoxin has protein sequence MTLYFDAAAVLFQVYPSCNGRWEDRLWLNVPGPVYGAETDNCATGRLEAPRHIHYGGQYFTEYVYRQPRTPDEVRDVLSAIEADPMDGYAWDGDQRWTPELVREWWRDRERILEYLRNQVHEWERYDRWIPNQRAVEGALDFAAYIAGGTDFGSLETDLQIYLYWLQEHRSPTPADRLPEL, from the coding sequence ATGACGCTCTACTTCGACGCGGCGGCGGTGCTGTTCCAGGTGTACCCGAGCTGTAACGGCCGCTGGGAGGACCGCCTGTGGCTCAACGTCCCCGGGCCGGTGTACGGCGCCGAGACCGATAACTGCGCGACAGGTCGACTCGAAGCACCGCGTCACATCCACTACGGCGGTCAGTACTTCACTGAGTACGTATACCGCCAGCCGCGCACACCGGACGAGGTGAGGGACGTCCTCAGTGCCATCGAGGCGGACCCCATGGACGGCTATGCCTGGGACGGAGACCAGCGGTGGACACCGGAGTTGGTCCGGGAGTGGTGGCGGGACCGGGAGCGGATCCTGGAGTACCTGAGAAACCAGGTGCACGAGTGGGAGCGGTACGACCGGTGGATCCCGAACCAACGAGCAGTGGAGGGTGCCCTGGACTTCGCGGCCTACATCGCTGGCGGCACCGACTTCGGAAGCCTGGAGACGGACCTACAGATCTACCTCTACTGGCTACAGGAACACCGCTCTCCCACCCCAGCCGACCGACTGCCCGAGCTCTAG
- a CDS encoding JmjC domain-containing protein, which produces MDVEAPEKPEGPPLAEVVLQAGDMLYVPRGWWHAVAATQGRSLHLTCGLTPATGHHLLVWLAGQLLHSPTLRANVPTVAGPAEHTAYAEQLRKEVSEALHPHVVSEFAASLDARDPGRPAPSLPHIGDVPADPGLALALTTARAALEGTDEAVVLRAVGHEWELHPSVRPALEALVSGGRPSTRCPSPP; this is translated from the coding sequence TTGGACGTCGAAGCGCCCGAGAAGCCCGAGGGGCCGCCGCTCGCCGAGGTGGTCCTGCAGGCCGGGGACATGCTGTACGTGCCGCGGGGCTGGTGGCACGCCGTGGCCGCCACCCAGGGCCGCTCCCTGCACCTCACGTGCGGCCTGACCCCGGCGACCGGCCACCACCTCCTGGTGTGGCTGGCCGGACAGCTCCTCCACTCCCCCACCCTGCGCGCGAACGTCCCCACGGTGGCCGGCCCCGCCGAGCACACCGCCTACGCCGAGCAGCTGCGCAAGGAGGTGTCCGAGGCCCTCCACCCCCACGTCGTCTCGGAGTTCGCCGCCTCCCTCGATGCCCGCGACCCCGGCCGCCCGGCCCCCTCCCTCCCGCACATCGGCGACGTCCCCGCCGACCCCGGCCTGGCCCTGGCCCTCACCACCGCCCGGGCCGCGCTGGAGGGAACCGACGAGGCCGTCGTGCTGCGCGCCGTCGGACACGAATGGGAGCTCCACCCATCCGTCCGCCCCGCGCTCGAGGCCCTGGTCTCCGGCGGACGGCCTAGTACTCGATGCCCGTCCCCGCCCTGA
- a CDS encoding pyridoxamine 5'-phosphate oxidase family protein has translation MPVTNPWLAGPSPKKRLDRDRLEERILNLLSSQNMCVLATAGPEGPLATPVRYFHLDFAVMFSTAPGSPKMRNLAADPRVSVGIFAPLVGQASSRGAQLFGRARVLSEDNPDFEHYWPAFRWQSDHVERSRSLDEPASGPLVVIEAERIVYTEHWLRREGFAPRQFWTKPGR, from the coding sequence ATGCCTGTGACTAACCCGTGGCTGGCCGGCCCGTCACCGAAGAAGCGCCTCGATCGAGATCGTTTGGAAGAGCGGATACTCAATCTGCTGTCGTCGCAGAACATGTGCGTGCTCGCGACGGCAGGGCCGGAAGGGCCGCTGGCGACGCCGGTGCGGTACTTCCACCTCGACTTCGCGGTGATGTTCTCCACGGCTCCCGGTTCGCCGAAGATGAGGAACCTCGCCGCTGACCCAAGGGTGTCGGTGGGGATTTTTGCGCCGCTGGTCGGACAGGCCAGCAGCCGAGGTGCTCAGCTCTTCGGGCGGGCTCGCGTGCTGTCCGAGGACAACCCCGATTTCGAGCACTACTGGCCGGCGTTCCGCTGGCAGTCCGATCATGTCGAACGGTCGCGTTCTCTCGATGAACCAGCATCGGGACCTCTCGTGGTAATCGAGGCCGAGCGGATCGTCTATACCGAGCACTGGCTGCGGCGCGAGGGTTTCGCGCCGCGTCAGTTCTGGACCAAGCCGGGCCGGTAG
- a CDS encoding isoamylase early set domain-containing protein — protein MLERKRLKGKTQVTFVLPENSPEGPVSVVGDFNHWNPAAHPLEPRGDGTRAANVALPAHNSHSFRYLAAGDYWFDDETADHHDGTNSRIHT, from the coding sequence GTGCTGGAACGCAAGCGGCTCAAGGGCAAGACCCAGGTCACCTTCGTACTGCCCGAGAACAGCCCCGAGGGGCCCGTCAGTGTGGTCGGGGACTTCAACCACTGGAACCCCGCCGCCCACCCCCTCGAACCCCGAGGCGACGGCACCCGCGCCGCGAACGTGGCCCTGCCCGCACACAACAGCCACTCGTTCCGCTACCTCGCCGCCGGTGACTACTGGTTCGACGACGAGACCGCCGACCACCACGACGGCACCAACAGCCGCATCCACACCTGA
- a CDS encoding VOC family protein produces MTVPKTAVLVLDSAEPELLAQFYAELLGASAGPAPGDGELLLITGDTGVVLGVRRDPDHIPPSWPLPEGSQQAHVRILVEQRSLDEAEREAVALGARPVAAEDDGSLPGSRTTLRRFADPAGHAFTLAVVDEDLTAHAAHGFGLRRR; encoded by the coding sequence ATGACCGTACCCAAGACAGCCGTTCTCGTCCTCGACAGCGCCGAGCCCGAGCTGCTGGCGCAGTTCTACGCCGAACTGCTCGGCGCCTCGGCAGGACCCGCACCGGGCGACGGGGAGCTCCTCCTCATCACCGGCGACACCGGAGTAGTCCTCGGAGTCCGCCGGGACCCCGACCACATACCGCCGAGCTGGCCGCTCCCGGAGGGTTCCCAACAGGCCCACGTGCGCATCCTCGTGGAGCAGCGGAGCCTCGACGAGGCCGAGCGCGAGGCCGTGGCCCTGGGGGCGCGCCCGGTGGCCGCGGAGGACGACGGCAGCCTGCCGGGCAGCCGGACCACCCTGCGGCGCTTCGCCGACCCGGCCGGCCACGCGTTCACCCTGGCCGTCGTCGACGAAGACCTCACCGCACACGCCGCTCATGGCTTCGGGCTTCGACGCCGATGA
- a CDS encoding IclR family transcriptional regulator domain-containing protein — protein MSDVSGNDSERGDTGAAEPSAFAALLSGLKGADFWDRPGGDWEPPQTWRGQELERRLHANSCYRLGSKALRIGELDRARNWLKRAYEDSHPGAAFRLAVTLWRQSGPDAAPQAVTTVVSAARWGHQDARTLLRQAGWDLADIGLANREDTVPDQDGEFIADVRTLLATVRKRGTFTARIPKPRRTGAAPDARPVETAPTIIPSRRAPRDRKPEPGSAWSPAPLRHASLTHLAQQVPPATRPLRRWQSAQRVLEVLQIIAGAGRAVGERHLAWATSLPHPVMQRLLVWLSQQHLTLRTPDGGYVPGPALRLIAVSEPGRPGKVIDQVLAGLRDAVGAAVYISTYSHGEVSIVRWSDGPSTPGVKQRVAFTEAAHATAVGKSLLSQLDFVQRMDHLSRHRPIALTRRTITDGTVLFQNLDHHGPLAAQFDLLEYSDGEVCVAVPLVIDGEIGCVALSLPVAQRHRLIQAAKVLSSRSAGLLLSLLLAASPPDLETGRQGRTRPRADSQEGSPQGTSGLRRRRSRTTPQEKRRTTSRKNTKRR, from the coding sequence GTGAGTGATGTGAGCGGCAACGACAGCGAACGGGGCGACACCGGCGCGGCGGAGCCTTCCGCGTTTGCCGCTCTGCTGTCCGGACTGAAGGGAGCCGACTTCTGGGACCGGCCCGGAGGCGACTGGGAACCACCGCAGACGTGGAGGGGGCAGGAACTGGAACGACGCCTGCACGCGAACTCGTGCTACCGGCTCGGCTCGAAAGCACTGCGGATCGGTGAGCTGGACCGGGCCAGGAACTGGCTGAAGCGGGCCTATGAGGACAGCCACCCCGGTGCCGCGTTCCGCCTGGCCGTGACCTTGTGGCGGCAGTCGGGCCCGGACGCCGCCCCTCAGGCCGTCACCACCGTCGTGAGCGCCGCGCGGTGGGGACACCAGGACGCCCGGACACTTCTGCGGCAAGCCGGGTGGGACCTCGCCGACATCGGCCTCGCCAACCGCGAGGACACCGTCCCCGACCAGGACGGTGAGTTCATCGCCGATGTGCGGACCCTCCTGGCGACCGTCCGCAAGCGCGGCACGTTCACCGCCCGGATTCCCAAGCCCAGGCGTACGGGAGCCGCCCCGGATGCCCGGCCCGTAGAAACGGCCCCCACCATCATCCCGTCCAGGCGAGCGCCCCGAGACCGGAAGCCGGAGCCCGGCTCAGCTTGGTCCCCGGCTCCGCTGCGGCACGCGTCGCTGACGCATCTGGCGCAGCAGGTCCCACCAGCCACTCGGCCACTGCGGCGCTGGCAGTCCGCGCAGCGGGTTCTTGAGGTACTGCAGATCATCGCCGGTGCGGGTCGGGCGGTTGGCGAGAGGCACCTCGCCTGGGCCACCAGCCTTCCCCACCCGGTGATGCAACGCCTGCTGGTGTGGCTGAGCCAGCAGCATCTGACCCTGCGCACCCCCGACGGCGGATACGTACCAGGGCCCGCGCTGCGGCTGATCGCGGTGTCCGAGCCCGGCCGGCCCGGGAAGGTCATCGACCAGGTCCTCGCCGGCCTGCGGGACGCCGTCGGCGCGGCCGTGTACATCAGCACCTACAGCCACGGGGAGGTGTCCATCGTCCGGTGGTCGGACGGGCCGAGCACCCCAGGCGTCAAACAGAGGGTCGCCTTCACCGAGGCAGCTCACGCCACTGCGGTCGGCAAGAGCCTGCTCTCCCAGCTCGACTTCGTCCAGCGGATGGACCACCTCTCACGGCACCGGCCCATCGCCCTCACCCGGCGCACCATCACCGATGGCACCGTGCTCTTCCAGAACCTGGACCACCATGGCCCGCTCGCCGCCCAGTTCGACCTCCTGGAGTACTCCGACGGCGAAGTGTGCGTAGCGGTCCCACTCGTCATCGACGGCGAGATCGGCTGCGTGGCCCTGTCTCTACCCGTCGCGCAACGCCACCGGCTCATTCAGGCAGCGAAGGTCCTCTCCAGCCGTTCCGCCGGGCTTCTCCTGTCTCTCCTGCTTGCTGCCAGCCCACCTGACCTGGAGACCGGCAGGCAGGGCAGGACGCGCCCGCGAGCGGACAGCCAGGAGGGATCTCCGCAGGGCACCAGCGGGCTACGCAGGCGCCGGTCCCGAACCACACCGCAGGAGAAGAGGCGGACGACGTCGAGGAAGAACACGAAGCGCAGGTGA
- a CDS encoding CsbD family protein — translation MADKGKMDQAKGKAKEAAGKITGSDRLKAEGKTDQAKGKAKEALSETEERARGIQDSLRDKRDRT, via the coding sequence ATGGCTGACAAGGGAAAGATGGACCAGGCGAAGGGCAAGGCCAAGGAAGCCGCAGGCAAGATCACCGGCAGCGACCGGCTGAAGGCTGAGGGCAAGACGGACCAGGCCAAGGGCAAGGCGAAGGAAGCCCTGAGCGAGACCGAGGAGCGCGCCCGCGGCATCCAGGACTCCCTGCGCGACAAGCGCGACAGGACCTGA